The DNA sequence GAAAATACAGATGGCAAGACCTACAATCAGGTATTGGACAGGGTGGATTCTCAATCTGTTGAGTGCCTGAATAAAGAAGAAGACCAAGAATGTAAGGGCAATGACCATCACTGCATACTTGACCGCACGGGTATTTTTCTGATATTCATCAACAGGCATCAGTAGTTCTACACCATAATCAGAGTATGCAATATCAGGTTGATCCCCAATAAATTTCTGTGGATAAGGACGGTTCAGGTCCAATACTTTCCAGTTGGCTGTAAAGCCTTCTTCTGTAATCTCCCTGTCAGCAGGCAAAAAAGCACCATCAAACTTAGGATCTTTCCATATGGATTGTAGGTTGGTAGTGGTGGTTTTACCCAAAGGGGTAAAGTAAAGGCTTGAGCTGCCATTGAATTGTAAGGAAACAGAAAAGTTAGCAGCATTGCGGCAACCCGCTATGCGTGTGCTGATACCTGATGAGATTACCTCTCGTGTAGGAATGCCTGGACTAAACGCATACTCTTTTTCATTCCACTTGAGGCGAACAGCATTTTTGATGCTTCGTAAGTCAGAAAGTCCAAGAGCGATAAAAGCATCATCCCAAAGAATATCTTTTTCATCAACCTTCCATTCCGAAAAGTCAGGGGAAGTAAACTGACCTTGCAACTGGACATCGGCACTGTAGACCACGACTTCATACAAGCTCCGGTAACGTACTTCCGGCGATAGCTTTCCTGTGATTTTTAGGTCTTCAGGTAGG is a window from the Limibacter armeniacum genome containing:
- the creD gene encoding cell envelope integrity protein CreD, with amino-acid sequence METQKPNLLERFSQWQRSSISLKLITVGILILVLLIPVAMIKDLIRERESRKRSAVNEVSEKWGKQQTVTGVVLTIPYYQYSTIWDKELKEEKLVKTTEYAHFLPEDLKITGKLSPEVRYRSLYEVVVYSADVQLQGQFTSPDFSEWKVDEKDILWDDAFIALGLSDLRSIKNAVRLKWNEKEYAFSPGIPTREVISSGISTRIAGCRNAANFSVSLQFNGSSSLYFTPLGKTTTTNLQSIWKDPKFDGAFLPADREITEEGFTANWKVLDLNRPYPQKFIGDQPDIAYSDYGVELLMPVDEYQKNTRAVKYAVMVIALTFLVFFFIQALNRLRIHPVQYLIVGLAICIFYTLLIALSEHISFTMSYLSASLVIIGLITFYVSSIFKKKTLTQLLGLVLIITYSFIYTIIQLQDYALLMGSIGLLLVLAIVMVLSRKIDWYNLHDPQQDIH